The genome window TCACCATGCCGCCGTAGAACAGGGCCAGACCGGGAAGCATCAGCAGGACCAGTGCCGACGAAATAAGCAGCCACGCGTTGTCGCCCGTATCGAGCCTGGCTGCCGGGGCGGAAGACGGCGCCGCCTCGGCCGGAGCTGCGACAGGGGCGGGAGCGGCCTGTTGGGCGGAGGTGGTGGCAGCCTGTACAGCGGCGGGCTCCGTGACTTCCTCGGCGAGAAGGGCGGCCGGGGCCATGAAGGCTGCGGCGGCCAGGGCCAGTGTGATGATCGAACGTTTCCACGTCATGATGGACCTCTGTTGATTTCTGTAATATCTCGTGCGATCAGATCGCTTCGTCACCCTTCTCACCGGTCCTGATCCTGACCGCCTCGTCCAGGGAAAGGATGAATATCTTGCCGTCGCCGATCCGTCCGGTCTTGGCGGTGCTTTCAATGGTCTCCACCGCCTTTGCCACCAGTTCGTCGACCACCGCGATCTCCAGCTTAACCTTGGGAATGAAGTCAACCACGTACTCGGCGCCGCGATACAGCTCGGTGTGTCCCTTCTGGCGGCCGAATCCCTTGACCTCGCTCACGGTGATCCCCTCGATGCCGATTTCGTTGAGAGCGTCCTTCACTTCATCCAGCTTGAACGGTTTGATTATTGCCTCGATCAGCTTCATTGCGTGCCTCCGTATGTGGACGCGGGACAGGAGCCGATCCTGCGCCTGGTGGAATGTGATGTCGAGCTGGGGGGTGAAGGTATTCTTCCTGCCGCCCACAGCTTCTCATCCTTTCCCTGCACTGTAAAAAAAGGCGCCTCCACTCATGGTGGAAGGCGCCTTTGCCTGGTTACTCGATTTCGCTGCATGAACGGGCACAGCGTTGTGCCGGATTGTTCGTGATCTG of Geobacter anodireducens contains these proteins:
- a CDS encoding transcriptional regulator (indirectly regulates nitrogen metabolism; at high nitrogen levels P-II prevents the phosphorylation of NR-I, the transcriptional activator of the glutamine synthetase gene (glnA); at low nitrogen levels P-II is uridylylated to form PII-UMP and interacts with an adenylyltransferase (GlnE) that activates GlnA), with amino-acid sequence MKLIEAIIKPFKLDEVKDALNEIGIEGITVSEVKGFGRQKGHTELYRGAEYVVDFIPKVKLEIAVVDELVAKAVETIESTAKTGRIGDGKIFILSLDEAVRIRTGEKGDEAI